A window of Diabrotica virgifera virgifera chromosome 9, PGI_DIABVI_V3a contains these coding sequences:
- the LOC126892263 gene encoding uncharacterized protein LOC126892263 yields the protein MEICPSRLKVCILPENGNVKINFIQTHIGHDNDLDHLNITKNGKIEIASKIASKIPLVSILDEIRDSATNNKLERMHILTRKDLHNKSQTFNLNSDGIRHKNEVISIESWIEEAKNSGIILYYKPQGALCNDFPCLKNEDFLLIVMHPGQLEVLDKYSEDVICIDGTHGLNAHDFELTTLLILDDMREGFPCCFMIGNRSDEEIMTIFFMKIKENLGRVIKPMVFMSDMAQYYYNAWLQIMTPAKFRLFCSWHVDKAWRKNLNKIDGQEQKVT from the exons ATGGAAATATGTCCTTCTCGATTGAAAGTTTGTATTTTACCAGAAAATGGcaatgttaaaattaattttatacaaactCACATTGGTCATGACAATGACTTGGATCATTTGAATATTACTAAAAATGGAAAAATAGAAATAGCTAGTAAAATTGCTTCGAAAATTCCTCTTGTTTCCATATTAGATGAGATTAGAGATTCTGCAACTAATAATAAGTTGGAAAGGATGCATATCTTAACAAGAAAAGATCTTCATAATAAATCACAAACTTTtaatttaaattctgatggaatTCGCCATAAAAATGAAGTTATAAGTATTGAATCCTGGATTGAAGAAGCCAAGAATAGTGgaataattttatattacaagCCACAAGGGGCTCTATGTAATGATTTTCCTTGtttaaaaaatgaagattttCTTTTAATTGTTATGCATCCTGGTCAACTGGAAGTGTTAGACAAATACTCAGAAGATGTAATTTGTATCGACGGAACACATGGACTTAATGCTCATGATTTTGAACTTACTACATTGTTAATATTGGATGATATGAGGGAGGGATTTCCTTGTTGTTTTATGATTGGAAATCGGTCTGATGAGGAAATAATGACTATTTTTTTCATGaagataaaagaaaatttagGAAGAGTAATCAAACCCATGGTTTTCATGTCAGACATGGCCCAATATTACTATAATGCATGGCTCCAAATTATGACTCCAGCTAAATTCAG GCTATTTTGTTCCTGGCACGTAGATAAAGCGTGGCGGaaaaatctaaataaaattgATGGTCAAGAGCAAAAGGtaacttaa
- the LOC126892262 gene encoding uncharacterized protein LOC126892262: MIQNFQISLLSSGNTQEFGQYFQKCYLHNMESWAYCYRLHAGINTNMSIEGMHQTIKYLYLNGRQVRRLDKTINILIKLIKDKLFERLITLNKGKISSKLRELRKRHKTSLNLDMDTIVMSEMGWEIPSSSTNDIYLVQKNKPSCDCQLVCDLCQSCLHSYSCTCLDNNIRWNMCKHIHLVCQFMKGHQIQDTNADEEHIINTDEVKIKQATEQAKFVEFVSKSCNINQEKTSKQLEVEKQKLIEIQTQIIQNITTFEQLEAFKSITAPLVPTLRTLAEHSGNELNIVALSHGTQNIPHNKKVVAQKRLFSTKKKTTKSKKSCYQNLMLKKQI, encoded by the coding sequence ATGatacaaaattttcaaatttctcTTCTATCTTCTGGTAATACCCAAGAATTTggtcaatattttcaaaaatgttatctGCACAATATGGAATCCTGGGCGTACTGTTATCGCTTGCATGCAGGAATAAATACAAATATGAGCATAGAAGGAATGCATCAAACGattaaatatttgtatttaaatgGAAGACAAGTACGAAGGCTGGAtaaaactatcaatatcttgattaaattaattaaagaCAAATTGTTTGAACGGCTTATTACGTTGAATAAAGGTAAAATATCCAGCAAATTACGAGAGTTACGGAAAAGGCACAAAACAAGTCTTAATTTAGATATGGACACCATTGTCATGTCTGAAATGGGCTGGGAGATACCATCAAGTTCAACCAATGATATCTATTTAGTTCAGAAAAACAAACCCAGTTGTGACTGCCAATTAGTCTGTGATTTGTGCCAATCCTGTCTACATTCATATTCCTGTACATGCTTGGATAACAATATAAGATGGAATATGTGCAAACACATACATCTTGTGTGTCAATTTATGAAAGGCCATCAAATTCAAGATACTAATGCAGATGAAGAACATATAATAAATACAGATGAGGTAAAAATTAAACAAGCTACAGAGCAAGCTAAATTTGTGGAATTTGTGAGTAAGTCTTGTAATATCAATCAAGAAAAAACGTCCAAACAACTGGAAGTTGAAAAACAGAAATTGATAGAAATACAAACccaaataattcaaaatataacAACTTTTGAACAACTTGAGGCATTTAAAAGTATTACAGCACCCTTGGTGCCTACATTAAGGACATTAGCAGAACATTCTGGAAATGAACTTAATATTGTGGCACTATCTCATGGCACACAAAACATTCCACACAATAAAAAAGTAGTTGCTCAAAAACGTTTATTTTCCACCAAGAAAAAAACTACAAAGTCAAAAAAAAGCTGTTATCAAAACCTGATGCTGAAGAAACAAATTTGA